In Streptomyces sp. Li-HN-5-11, the sequence AGAGCGTCGTGCGCGCGGCGATCGCCGAGTTCGCGCAGAGCGGCTACCACGGCACCTCCACCGAGGCGATCGCCAGGCGTGTGGGTGTCTCGCAGCCATACCTCTTCCGTCTCTTCCCGGGCAAGAAGGCCATCTTCCTCGCGGCGGCGGAACGCTGCGTGGAGGACATGCGCCGGATGTTCGAGGAGGCCGCCGACGGGCTGGAGGGCGAGGACGCCCTGCGCGCCATGGCGGCGGCGTACTCGCGGCTGATCTCCGAGGAGCCCGAGCGGCTCCGGATGCAGTTGCAGACCTATCTCGCGGTCGCGTCCGCCGAGGCGGCGGGGGACCGCGAGTTCGGGGACATGGTGCGCAAGGGCTGGATGCGGCTCTGGGAGACCGTGCATCTGCCGCTCGGTGCCGATGTGGACGGTACGACGAGCTTCCTCGCGTACGGCATGCTCATCAACGCCCTCGCGGCCATGGGTTTTCCGCCCGGGCACCAGGTCTGGGACGGCTTCCGGATCGCCCGGCCGGGGTGGAGTTCCGTGAGGACCGAGTAGATCCACGGGGGTGGACACCTCGCTGCCGGAGCGGTGGCTTTTCATGGTCTCAAAAGTTAGTGATCAATAACTAATCAAATGGAATCGATCGCCTCTGGGGGAGCGATGTCACAGCAGACCGCACGTCGCGGGGGAGCCGCCTGGGCCCTCGTCATCACCAGCGTCGCCGGATTCATGGCGGCCCTCGACAACCTCGTCGTCACCACCGCCCTGCCCTCCATCCGCAAGGACCTCGGCGGAGCGCTCGGCGACCTGGAATGGACCGTGAGCGCCTACACGCTCACCTTCGCCGTGCTGCTGATGTTCGGCGCCGCCCTGGGCGACCGGTTCGGCCGCCGCCGGCTCTTCCTCGCCGGGCTCACCGTCTTCACCGGCGCGTCCGCCGCCGCGGCCATGGCGCCCGGCATCGGCTCGCTGATCGCCGCCCGCGCGGTGCAGGGCGTCGGCGCGGCCGTGATGATGCCGCTGACGCTCACCCTGCTGACCGCCGCCGTGCCCGCCGCCAAGCGGGGTATGGCGTACGGCATCTGGGGGGCCGTCAACGGTCTCGCGGTCGCCTCGGGGCCGCTCATCGGCGGCAGCCTCACCCAGCACGTCTCCTGGCACTGGATCTTCTGGCTGAACGTGCCGCTGGGCCTGGCCCTGCTGCCGCTCGCCCGGCTGCGCCTCGCCGAGTCCCACGGCGCCGGCGCCCCGCTCGACGTGCCCGGCACCCTGCTCGCCAGCGGCGGCCTGTTCGGCATCGTCTACGGGCTGGTGCGCGGGCCCGCCGACGGCTGGAGTGACACCGTGGTCCTGACCGGCCTGTTCGCGGGGGCCGCCCTGCTGACCGCGTTCGTCCTCTACAGCACCCGCGCCAAGAACCCCATGCTGCCCATGCGGCTGTTCCGCTCCCGTGCCTTCTCCGGGATCAACGCGGCGAGCCTGCTGATGTTCCTCGGGATGTTCGGCTCGATCTTCCTGCTCAGCCAGTACATGCAGGGCGTGCTCGGCTACTCGCCCACCGAGGCCGGCCTCAGGATGCTGCCGTGGACCGGCATGCCGATGCTCGTCGCGCCGATCGCCGGCATCCTGTCCGACCGGATCGGCGGCCGCCCAGTCGTCGCCACCGGCCTCTTCCTGCAGGCAGCAGGGCTCGCGTGCACGGCCGCCGTGGCGTCCGCCGACGTCTCCTACGCCGCCCAGCTGCCCGGCCTGATCGTCAGCGGGATCGGCATGGCCCTGTTCTTCGCCCCTGCCTCCCACCTGGTGATGTCCAGCGTGACCCCCCAGGAGCAGGGCATCGCCTCCGGTGCCAACAACGCCCTGCGCGAGGTGGGCGGCGCGCTCGGCATCGCGATCATGTCCTCGATCTTCTCCGCCCGGGGCGGCTACGAGTCCGCCCAGAGCTTCGTCGACGGGCTGCGGCCCGCGGTGATGACGGGCTCCGCGGTGGTGGCCCTCGGCGCGGTGGCGGCGCTGCTGATCCCCACCCGGCGCCGGGCCACGCCGACGGCCCAGGAGACGTCGCCCACCGGTTCGGCACCGGTGCTGGAGGGCGCCGGCTCCTGAACGGCCAGCGCACCGCTCGGCGCGCACGCCGAGCGGCGCGCACGCCGAGCGGCACGCGCGCCGAGCGGCACGCGCGCGTACGGCCCCGTCACCGCGGCGGGGCCGTACGCGCGCGTGCCCCGTCCTCCACGGGAGCTCGCCCGCACACGCGGCCGGGCCGTCAGTGGCGTCTCGTAGTCTTGGGCGCGTGCAGGAACTCCACGACGCGCCCCTCGCCCCGCTGACCACCTTCCGGCTGGGCGGCCCCGCGACCCGGCTCATCACCGCGACCACCGACGCCGAGGTGATCGACGCCGTGCGCGAGGCCGACGCCGACGGCACACCGCTGCTGGTCATCGGCGGTGGGTCGAACCTGGTCATCGGCGACAAGGGCTTCGACGGCACCGCCCTGCGCATCGCCACCCATGGTTTCGAACTGAACGGCACGACCCTGGAACTGGCCGCCGGCGAGGTGTGGACCGACGCCGTCGCCCGCACCGTCGAGGCCGGGCTCGCCGGTGTCGAGTGCCTGGCCGGCATCCCCGGCTCCGCGGGCGCCACCCCGATCCAGAACGTCGGGGCGTACGGTCAGGAGGTCTCCGCCACCATCAGCGAGGTCGTCGCGTACGACCGCACGGTGGGCGAGACGGTGGTCCTTGCCAACGACGAGTGCGCCTTCTCCTACCGGCACAGCCGCTTCAAGGCGGACCCCGAGCGGTACGTCGTCCTGCGCGTCCGCTTCCGTCTTGAGGACGCCGGCGGGCTGTCGGCGCCGGTCAGGTACGCCGAGACCGCCCGGGCGCTGGGCGTCGAGGCCGGCGACCGCGTGCCGCTCGCCACCGCCCGCGACACCGTGCTCAAGCTGCGTGCCGGGAAGGGGATGGTGCTGGACCCCGAGGACCACGACACCTGGTCGGCCGGTTCCTTCTTCACCAACCCGATCCTCACGGACACCGCCTTCGCCGCGTTCCGCGCGCGGGTGCGGGAGCGGCTGGGCGACGGCGCCGAACCCCCCGCGTACCCGGCGGGGGAGGGCCACACCAAGACCTCCGCGGCCTGGCTGATCGACAAGGCCGGCTTCACCAAGGGATACGGCGCCGGCCCGGCCCGCATCTCCACCAAGCACACCCTCGCCCTGACCAACCGCGGCGGCGCGACCACGGAGGACCTGCTGGCGCTGGCCCGCGAGGTCGTCGCCGGGGTCCGCGAGGTCTTCGGGATCACCCTGGTCAACGAGCCGGTGACGGTGGGCGTGAGCCTCTGAGCGACCTCGGTCGCTCGGCCCTGGTGTCCCGGTCTTGAGTTCTGGTCCCGCCTCGTGAGTCGTCTTCCGTTTCAGATTCGGGCGGCCGCCGGTCGTGCGGTGGCTGTGGGCGGTGTCCTGGAGGCCTAGGGCCTGTTCTGAGTTGAGATCACAGGATCGGTCATTCCCGCTTCAGGAGGGTGCTGGCTGCGGTAGACCGGTCGCGTGACTCGTGGTGATCTGACCGATGCCGAGTGGGAGTTGATCGAGCCGCACCTACCGCTGGGGGCGTTCGGACCGATCCCTGACCTGCGCAGCTACTTCAACGCGGTGATGTGGCGGTTCCGTACCGGCAGCCCCTGGCGGGATGTGCCGGAGAGCTACGGCTCCTGGTCGACGATCTACGACCGGTTCCGGATGTGGGCGCGTGACGCGGTCTTCCAGACCCTCATGGACGCGATGATCGCCGAGGCGGCGGCCCGCAACGATGTCGATCTCAGCCTGGTCAGCGTGGATTCGACCGTTGCCCGCGCGCATCACCACGCAGCGGGCATGGTGGTCGACCCGGAACTCCTTGAGGATCTGGAGAAGGCCGTGGCGGAGGAAAAGGGGCTGCGGCAAAGGGGCAAAACGACCCCGTAGGCGAGAGGCCCACGGACAGGGAGGATCCCGAGCGGGAACGGCGCCGCGCCGTGCGCCGACGCCGCAGGGCCCGGCTGCGGGCCGCCGAACTGGGCCGCTCGCGAGGTGGGCTCACCAGCAAGGTCCACCTCGCCGTCGAGCGGCGCTGCCGCCCGCTGTCCATCGTGCTGACTCCCGGGCAGGCCGCGGACAGCCCGCGCTTCATCCCTGTCCTTAAGAAGATCAAGGTTCGCGGTCCGGTCGGCCGCCCCAGGACCAGGCCGGACGCAGTGGCCGGCGACAAGGCGTACTCCTCCCGCGCTAACCGCGCTCACCTGCGCAGACGCAACATCAAGGCGGTGATCCCGGAGAAGGCCGACCAGGCCGCCAACCGCAAGAAGAAGGGACACTCCGGCGGCCGCCCGGTCAGCCACGACGCCACGCTCTACAAAGATCGCAACACCGTCGAGCGAGCCATCAACAAGTTCAAGGAATGGCGGGGGCTGGCCACCCGCTACGACAAGACACCCGAGAGCTATGCCGCCGGGCTCCACCTGCGCGGATCCATCCTCTGGTTACGCAGCTTGCCAGCCCTCCCATGATCTCAACTCAGAACAGGCCCTAGTAGGCCACGCCCACCCCCTGCTTCACCGTGGCCGGGTCCCCGGTCATCGCCAGCATCGCGTGGGCCACGTCCGCCCGTGAGATGAAGCGGCCGTGCGGCGGGAAACCGCCGACGACCGTGCGGTACGCGCCGGTGAGCGGCTTGTCCTGCAGGCGCGGCGGGCGCACGACCGTCCAGTCCGTGGCGCTGCCGTCCAACTCGGCCTCCATGGCCCGCAGGTCCGCGTAGACGTCCCTGAGGATCGCCGAGACCAGCCTGCGCGCGACCCGGTCGGGGAGTCCGTCGCCCACCGGCTCGGGTCCGACCGGCGCCGCGCTCACCACGAGCAGCCGCCGCACCCCCTCCGCCTCCATCGCGCCCAGCACCGTACGGGTCAGCCGGGTCGCCACGCCGGCGTCCTTGCGGCTGCGCGCGCCGAGCCCGGAGAGGACCGCGTCCCGGCCGGCGACCGCGGGGCGCAGGGGCCGCGGGTCGGTCAGGTCCGCGCGGAACACCTCCAGCCCGTCGCCCGTCACGCTCAGCCGGGCCGGATCGCGGACCACGGCCGTGACCCGGTGCCCGCCGGACAGTGCCTGACGGACGATCTCCTGGCCGATTCCTCCGGTGGCGCCGAAGACGGTGAGGTTCATGGTTGCCCCCGCACTGGGAAAGAGGGTGAGCGGTCACTCACCCGCGTGTCCCTCTAGAGTGAGTAAGTACTCACCCACCCGTCAAGCTCGATGGACCACAGCATGGAATCCTTGGGCCCCATGCAGCAGAAACCGGCCCGCGTCCGCATCCTCGACGCCGCCCACGAGCTGATGCTCACCGTCGGTCTCGCCCGCGCCACCACCAAGGAGATCGCCAAGGCGGCCGACTGCTCGGAGGCGGCGCTCTACAAGTACTTCGCGAGCAAGGAGGAGCTGTTCATCCGCGTCCTCAGGGAGCGGCTGCCACGGCTGACGCCGCTGCTGCGCAGCCTCGCCGCAGAGCCCGGCGGCAACGCAGTGGAGGAGAACCTCACCGAGATCGCCCGCCAGGCCGCCCTCTTCTACGAGCAGAGCTTCCCGATCGCAGCGTCCCTGTACGCCGAGACCCAGCTCAAGCGCCGTCACGACGAGGCGATGCGGCAGATCGGCTCGGGACCCCACATGCCGATCGAGGAGCTGGACGCCTACCTCCGGGCCGAGCAGGCCCTGGGCCGGATCAGCGCGCACGCGGACACCTTCGCGGCAGCCTCCCTGCTCCTAGGGGCGTGCGCCCAGCGCGCGTTCGCCTACGACGCGACTCACACGGGCGAGCGCCCGCCCGTGGACGACTTCGCCCGACGCCTGACCACAACCCTGCTCGCGGGCATCGCCGTGTGACCGGCGCGCGCCTCAGTCCGCGAGCCAGTCGTCCACCCCCGACAGCAGCTTCGCCCGCACATCCTCCGGAGCGGCCGACGCGCGGATCGACTGGCGGGCCAGCTCGGCCAGTTCGGCGTCCGTGAAGGCGTGGTGGCGGCGGGCGATGTCGTACTGGGCCGCCAGACGGGAGCCGAAGAGCAGGGGGTCGTCCGCGCCCAGAGCCATGGAGACGCCCGCCTCGTACAGCGTGCGCAGCGGTACGTCCTCGGGCTTCTCGTACACGCCCAGCGCCACGTTCGAAGCCGGGCACACCTCGCACGTCACGCCCCGCTCGGCGAGGCGCCGCAGCAGGCGCGGGTCCTCCGCCGCGCGCACTCCGTGGCCGACCCGGTTGGCGTCCAGGTCGTCCAGGCAGTCGCGGACCGACGACGGGCCCGTCAGCTCGCCGCCGTGCGGGGCCGCGAACAGCCCGCCGTCCCGCGCGATCGCGAACGCCCGGTCGAAGTCGCGTGCCATGCCCCGGCGTTCGTCGTTCGAGAGGCCGAAGCCGACCACGCCCCGGTCCCGGTAGCGCACCGCGAGACGGGCCAGCGTACGGGCGTCCAGCGGGTGCTTCATGCGGTTGGCGGCCACCAGGACGCGCATCCCCAGGCCCGTCTCCCGCGACGCCGTCTCCACCGCGTCCAGGATGATCTCCAGCGCCGGGATCAGCCCCCCCAGGCGCGGGGCGTACGACGTGGGGTCGACCTGGATCTCCAGCCAGCCCGAGCCGTCGGCGAGATCCTCCTCGGCCGCCTCGCGCACCAGCCGCTGGATGTCCTCCGGCTCCCGCAGGCAGGAGCGTGCCGCGTCGTACAGCCGCTGGAAGCGGAACCAGCCCCGTTCGTCCGTCGCCCGCAGCTTGGGCGGCTCGCCGCTGGTCAGGGCCTCCGTCAGGGCCTCGGGCAGGCGGACGCCGTACTTGTCGGCCAGTTCCAGCAGGGTGGTGGGCCGCATCGACCCGGTGAAGTGCAGGTGCAGATGGGCTTTCGGCAGCTCAGAGACATCACGTACACGCTCCATCCGAGGATCCTGCCGTATGTCCCTGTGGGGCCGGTAGCGGAATCCCCGAACGTGGTCTTGCTCGCACAAACGAAGGAGAGCAGCGGGTGACCCACCCGCTGCTCTCCTTCCGTGTGCGGCAGCCGTACGAGGGACCTCAGTCCCGCGCCTCCGCCAGCAGCTTCTGGATCCGGCTCACGCCCTCCACCAGGTCCTCGTCACCGAGGGCGTAGGACAGGCGCAGGTAGCCCGGAGTGCCGAAGGCCTCGCCCGGGACGACCGCCACCTCGGCCTCCTCCAGGATCAGCGCGGCCAGCTCGACCGAGTTCTGCGGGCGCTTGCCGCGGATCTCCTTGCCGATCAGCGCCTTCACCGAGGGGTAGGCGTAGAACGCGCCCTCGGGCTCCGGGCAGAGCACGCCGTCGATCTCGTTGAGCATCCGCACGATGGTCTTCCGGCGGCGGTCGAAGGCCTCGCGCATCTTCCCGACCGCCTCCAGGTCGCCGGAGACGGCGGCGAGGGCGGCGACCTGGGCGACGTTCGACACGTTCGAGGTGGCGTGCGACTGGAGGTTGGTCGCGGCCTTCACCACGTCCTTCGGGCCGATGATCCAGCCCACGCGCCAGCCCGTCATGGCGTACGTCTTGGCCACACCGTTGACCACGATGCACTTGTCGCGCAGCTCGGGAAGCAGCGCCGGCAGGGAAACGGAGACCGCGTCGCCGTAGACCAGGTGCTCGTAGATCTCGTCGGTCAGGACCCACAGGCCGTGCTCGACGGCCCAGCGGCCGATCGCCTCGGTCTCGGCCTCGCTGTAGACCGCGCCCGTCGGGTTGGACGGCGACACGAAGAGCACGACCTTCGTCTTCTCGGTCCGGGCCGCCTCCAGCTGCTCGACCGAGACGCGGTAACCGGTCGTCTCGTCCGCGACGACCTCGACCGGGACGCCGCCGGCCAGGCGGATCGACTCCGGGTACGTCGTCCAGTACGGGGCCGGGACGATGACCTCGTCGCCCGGGTCGAGGATCGCGGCGAAGGCCTCGTAGATGGCCTGCTTGCCGCCGTTGGTGACGAGGATCTCGGAGACGTCGGGCTGGTAGC encodes:
- a CDS encoding TetR/AcrR family transcriptional regulator; this translates as MARMSAEDRRESVVRAAIAEFAQSGYHGTSTEAIARRVGVSQPYLFRLFPGKKAIFLAAAERCVEDMRRMFEEAADGLEGEDALRAMAAAYSRLISEEPERLRMQLQTYLAVASAEAAGDREFGDMVRKGWMRLWETVHLPLGADVDGTTSFLAYGMLINALAAMGFPPGHQVWDGFRIARPGWSSVRTE
- a CDS encoding DHA2 family efflux MFS transporter permease subunit encodes the protein MSQQTARRGGAAWALVITSVAGFMAALDNLVVTTALPSIRKDLGGALGDLEWTVSAYTLTFAVLLMFGAALGDRFGRRRLFLAGLTVFTGASAAAAMAPGIGSLIAARAVQGVGAAVMMPLTLTLLTAAVPAAKRGMAYGIWGAVNGLAVASGPLIGGSLTQHVSWHWIFWLNVPLGLALLPLARLRLAESHGAGAPLDVPGTLLASGGLFGIVYGLVRGPADGWSDTVVLTGLFAGAALLTAFVLYSTRAKNPMLPMRLFRSRAFSGINAASLLMFLGMFGSIFLLSQYMQGVLGYSPTEAGLRMLPWTGMPMLVAPIAGILSDRIGGRPVVATGLFLQAAGLACTAAVASADVSYAAQLPGLIVSGIGMALFFAPASHLVMSSVTPQEQGIASGANNALREVGGALGIAIMSSIFSARGGYESAQSFVDGLRPAVMTGSAVVALGAVAALLIPTRRRATPTAQETSPTGSAPVLEGAGS
- a CDS encoding UDP-N-acetylmuramate dehydrogenase, with translation MQELHDAPLAPLTTFRLGGPATRLITATTDAEVIDAVREADADGTPLLVIGGGSNLVIGDKGFDGTALRIATHGFELNGTTLELAAGEVWTDAVARTVEAGLAGVECLAGIPGSAGATPIQNVGAYGQEVSATISEVVAYDRTVGETVVLANDECAFSYRHSRFKADPERYVVLRVRFRLEDAGGLSAPVRYAETARALGVEAGDRVPLATARDTVLKLRAGKGMVLDPEDHDTWSAGSFFTNPILTDTAFAAFRARVRERLGDGAEPPAYPAGEGHTKTSAAWLIDKAGFTKGYGAGPARISTKHTLALTNRGGATTEDLLALAREVVAGVREVFGITLVNEPVTVGVSL
- a CDS encoding NAD(P)H-binding protein; this translates as MNLTVFGATGGIGQEIVRQALSGGHRVTAVVRDPARLSVTGDGLEVFRADLTDPRPLRPAVAGRDAVLSGLGARSRKDAGVATRLTRTVLGAMEAEGVRRLLVVSAAPVGPEPVGDGLPDRVARRLVSAILRDVYADLRAMEAELDGSATDWTVVRPPRLQDKPLTGAYRTVVGGFPPHGRFISRADVAHAMLAMTGDPATVKQGVGVAY
- a CDS encoding helix-turn-helix domain-containing protein — protein: MQQKPARVRILDAAHELMLTVGLARATTKEIAKAADCSEAALYKYFASKEELFIRVLRERLPRLTPLLRSLAAEPGGNAVEENLTEIARQAALFYEQSFPIAASLYAETQLKRRHDEAMRQIGSGPHMPIEELDAYLRAEQALGRISAHADTFAAASLLLGACAQRAFAYDATHTGERPPVDDFARRLTTTLLAGIAV
- a CDS encoding adenosine deaminase gives rise to the protein MERVRDVSELPKAHLHLHFTGSMRPTTLLELADKYGVRLPEALTEALTSGEPPKLRATDERGWFRFQRLYDAARSCLREPEDIQRLVREAAEEDLADGSGWLEIQVDPTSYAPRLGGLIPALEIILDAVETASRETGLGMRVLVAANRMKHPLDARTLARLAVRYRDRGVVGFGLSNDERRGMARDFDRAFAIARDGGLFAAPHGGELTGPSSVRDCLDDLDANRVGHGVRAAEDPRLLRRLAERGVTCEVCPASNVALGVYEKPEDVPLRTLYEAGVSMALGADDPLLFGSRLAAQYDIARRHHAFTDAELAELARQSIRASAAPEDVRAKLLSGVDDWLAD
- a CDS encoding pyridoxal phosphate-dependent aminotransferase, which encodes MSAATPPTERRVSARIGAISESATLAVDAKAKALKAAGRPVIGFGAGEPDFPTPDYIVEAAIEACRNPKYHRYTPAGGLPELKAAIAEKTLRDSGYQPDVSEILVTNGGKQAIYEAFAAILDPGDEVIVPAPYWTTYPESIRLAGGVPVEVVADETTGYRVSVEQLEAARTEKTKVVLFVSPSNPTGAVYSEAETEAIGRWAVEHGLWVLTDEIYEHLVYGDAVSVSLPALLPELRDKCIVVNGVAKTYAMTGWRVGWIIGPKDVVKAATNLQSHATSNVSNVAQVAALAAVSGDLEAVGKMREAFDRRRKTIVRMLNEIDGVLCPEPEGAFYAYPSVKALIGKEIRGKRPQNSVELAALILEEAEVAVVPGEAFGTPGYLRLSYALGDEDLVEGVSRIQKLLAEARD